A genomic stretch from Chitinophagales bacterium includes:
- a CDS encoding transketolase: MQIDSSAGEGPLTFDEFKAQVITDYKLAVMSREASLIGRKEVLRGKAKFGIFGDGKEVAQIALAKTFQKGDFRSGYYRDQTFAFAAEMCTIRQFFSQLYADTNLEHEPMSGGRSMNGHYVTRMLDEKGEWKNLMEYKNSSADTSPTASQMPRALGLALASKKFRECEWLKPYSQFSNNGNEVVFTTIGDASTSEGLFWETFNAAGVLKIPLAISVWDDGYGISVPISYQTTKQSISEIVTGFQTDENGNGIDVYIVNGWDYPALMETYERGIAKVRKTQIPALFHIKELTQPQGHSTSGSHERYKSKERLEWEKEFDCNKKMREWMLKFAIATDEELNDLERDAKEYVQQERKAAWDQFNSPIKQNIAELVMLLDEAGNLSSHSEEVATIKKNLLDIMDPVKKDLLVAAKNSLIALRNNKNQVYDKLISWSQQYLDTNHQVYTSHLYSQSAKSALNITEIKPVYDREPLLINGFEVLNHCFDAAFAREPLLFAFGEDLGYIGDVNQAFSGLQLKYGIERIFDTGIRETTIVGQGIGMAMRGLRPIAEIQYLDYLLFALQTMSDDLASLLWRTRGGQKAPLIIRTRGHRLEGIWHSGSPMGMILNAIRGIYLLVPRNMTQAAGFYNTMLKSDDPALIIECLNGYRLKERLPSNIGEFTVPLGVPEILHEGNDITVVTYGSCCRIATEAMAKLQNLSISVELIDVQTLLPFDIPHIIGKSVKKTNRILFLDEDVPGGASAYMYQQVMEQQNIWQWLDAAPVTLTAQANRPAYATDGDYFCKPNPEDVFEAIYKVMNESDPKTFPKIF, encoded by the coding sequence ATGCAAATAGACTCTTCTGCCGGTGAAGGTCCATTAACGTTTGATGAGTTCAAGGCTCAGGTAATTACAGATTACAAACTTGCAGTCATGAGCCGTGAAGCGAGTTTGATCGGAAGAAAAGAAGTGCTACGCGGTAAAGCAAAATTTGGCATTTTTGGGGATGGGAAAGAAGTAGCACAAATTGCTCTTGCCAAAACCTTTCAAAAGGGAGATTTTCGCTCTGGCTATTATCGGGATCAGACATTTGCTTTTGCTGCTGAAATGTGCACCATCCGCCAATTTTTTTCTCAATTATATGCAGATACCAATCTGGAGCACGAGCCTATGAGCGGAGGCAGATCCATGAATGGACATTATGTTACGCGAATGCTTGATGAAAAGGGAGAATGGAAAAATTTAATGGAATATAAGAATTCTTCGGCTGACACCTCTCCTACTGCATCTCAAATGCCCCGGGCATTAGGCCTTGCCCTTGCATCAAAAAAATTCCGCGAATGCGAATGGCTCAAGCCTTACAGCCAATTTTCAAACAATGGAAATGAAGTGGTCTTTACTACCATTGGTGATGCTTCCACCTCGGAAGGTCTTTTTTGGGAAACATTTAATGCTGCAGGTGTTCTGAAAATACCACTTGCCATTTCGGTATGGGATGATGGCTATGGCATTTCTGTTCCAATTAGCTACCAGACTACCAAGCAAAGTATCTCTGAAATTGTTACAGGATTTCAAACGGATGAGAACGGAAACGGTATTGATGTTTATATTGTCAATGGCTGGGATTACCCCGCCCTTATGGAAACCTATGAAAGGGGTATAGCAAAGGTGCGCAAAACACAAATTCCGGCTTTATTTCATATTAAAGAACTTACACAGCCACAAGGCCACTCTACTTCCGGCTCCCATGAACGATATAAAAGCAAGGAACGATTGGAATGGGAAAAGGAATTTGATTGTAACAAAAAGATGCGTGAGTGGATGCTCAAATTTGCAATCGCTACGGATGAGGAATTAAATGATCTTGAAAGGGATGCCAAAGAATACGTACAGCAGGAGCGGAAAGCAGCCTGGGATCAGTTTAATTCGCCAATCAAACAAAATATTGCGGAGCTGGTGATGTTGCTTGATGAGGCAGGCAACCTAAGTTCACATTCGGAGGAAGTAGCGACCATCAAAAAAAATCTGCTGGATATAATGGATCCTGTAAAAAAAGATTTGCTGGTTGCTGCAAAAAATTCGCTGATCGCATTAAGAAATAATAAAAATCAGGTGTATGATAAATTAATATCCTGGAGCCAACAATACCTCGACACCAACCATCAGGTTTATACCTCGCACCTCTATAGTCAGTCTGCTAAATCTGCGTTAAATATTACAGAAATAAAGCCTGTTTATGATAGGGAGCCCCTATTGATTAATGGATTTGAAGTTTTAAATCACTGCTTTGATGCAGCATTTGCAAGAGAACCGTTACTGTTTGCCTTTGGTGAAGATCTTGGATACATCGGAGACGTGAACCAGGCATTTTCCGGGTTACAGTTAAAATATGGTATTGAAAGGATTTTTGACACAGGAATTCGGGAGACTACTATTGTCGGACAAGGAATTGGAATGGCGATGAGGGGGTTGCGCCCTATTGCCGAAATTCAATACCTTGATTATCTGTTATTTGCATTGCAGACAATGAGTGATGACCTTGCTTCGCTTCTGTGGCGGACCCGTGGCGGACAGAAAGCACCACTTATTATCCGTACCAGAGGTCATCGTCTCGAAGGTATCTGGCATTCCGGATCTCCAATGGGAATGATCCTCAATGCAATTCGTGGCATCTATCTATTAGTGCCCCGTAACATGACACAGGCCGCTGGATTTTATAATACCATGCTTAAAAGCGATGATCCGGCTTTAATTATTGAATGCCTGAATGGATACAGGCTGAAAGAGAGATTGCCGTCTAATATTGGGGAATTCACAGTACCACTGGGGGTACCTGAAATTCTGCATGAAGGAAATGATATTACCGTTGTAACCTACGGTTCCTGCTGTCGCATTGCAACAGAAGCTATGGCCAAACTACAGAATCTCAGTATCTCTGTAGAGCTAATTGATGTACAAACATTGCTTCCATTTGATATTCCTCATATAATAGGTAAGTCTGTAAAAAAGACAAACCGAATTTTATTTCTGGATGAGGATGTGCCCGGTGGAGCAAGTGCCTATATGTACCAGCAGGTAATGGAGCAGCAAAACATATGGCAATGGCTCGATGCAGCTCCGGTTACTTTAACTGCTCAGGCAAATCGCCCTGCATATGCTACTGATGGCGATTACTTTTGCAAACCGAATCCCGAGGATGTGTTTGAAGCAATTTATAAGGTCATGAATGAATCGGATCCAAAGACCTTTCCTAAAATTTTTTAA
- a CDS encoding DUF1573 domain-containing protein: protein MKKYLIFIFLLPALAFAQTQTAEPAKQADANAPVFKFNEETFDFGSLPQGTPVTHIFTYTNTGKSPLILSQATASCGCTTPSWTKEPVAPGKTGTVSVTFNAAKDGTFMKTVTLLSNTGNAKYIYIKGNVIAKANPNGEENPKQ from the coding sequence ATGAAAAAATATTTGATTTTTATTTTTCTTCTACCTGCATTAGCGTTTGCGCAAACTCAGACTGCTGAACCTGCCAAACAGGCAGATGCCAACGCTCCCGTTTTCAAATTTAATGAGGAAACCTTTGACTTCGGAAGTTTACCCCAGGGCACCCCTGTAACACACATTTTTACCTATACCAACACGGGTAAGTCCCCGCTCATCCTTAGCCAGGCAACTGCTTCGTGCGGCTGTACTACACCCTCATGGACGAAAGAACCGGTAGCACCCGGAAAGACGGGAACTGTTTCAGTGACTTTTAATGCGGCAAAGGATGGCACATTTATGAAAACTGTTACTTTATTGTCAAACACTGGAAATGCTAAATACATTTATATCAAAGGAAATGTTATAGCCAAAGCAAACCCTAATGGTGAAGAGAACCCAAAACAATAA